A window from Bordetella petrii encodes these proteins:
- a CDS encoding SDR family NAD(P)-dependent oxidoreductase has product MKKSLQDRVAIVTGAGAGLGRAHALELARHGARVVVNDVAGAHAGSPASAVADEIVRNGGSALAAAGDVTDYAAMQALVGRAMDEWQRVDILVNNAGILRDKSFSKMTLDDFRQVLDVHLMGSVHCVKAAWEIMREQRYGRIVMTTSSSGLYGNFGQSNYSAAKMALVGLMQTLALEGAKYDIRVNCLAPTAATAMTEGLLLPEALERLAPAAVSPALVALVGEDAPTRCILLAGAGGVESANITMTRGIFVEPGADAAQQIHARMDEIRDRAGELVPGTGFEQCQFELAKAGFDMPLP; this is encoded by the coding sequence ATGAAGAAGTCTTTGCAGGATCGCGTCGCCATCGTCACGGGCGCCGGCGCCGGACTGGGCCGGGCGCACGCCCTGGAACTCGCCCGCCACGGTGCGCGCGTGGTGGTCAACGACGTGGCCGGCGCGCACGCCGGTTCGCCGGCCAGCGCGGTGGCCGATGAAATCGTGCGCAATGGCGGCAGCGCCCTGGCCGCGGCCGGCGACGTCACCGACTACGCCGCCATGCAGGCCCTGGTGGGCCGGGCAATGGACGAATGGCAGCGCGTCGACATCCTGGTCAACAACGCCGGCATTCTGCGCGACAAAAGCTTTTCCAAGATGACGCTGGACGATTTCCGCCAGGTGCTCGACGTGCACCTGATGGGCAGCGTGCACTGCGTCAAGGCGGCCTGGGAAATCATGCGCGAACAACGTTACGGCCGCATCGTGATGACCACCTCGTCGTCCGGCCTGTATGGCAATTTCGGGCAATCGAATTACAGCGCCGCCAAGATGGCCCTGGTGGGCCTGATGCAGACCCTGGCGCTGGAAGGCGCCAAGTACGACATCCGGGTCAATTGCCTGGCTCCCACGGCCGCCACGGCCATGACCGAAGGCCTGCTGCTGCCCGAGGCCCTGGAACGCCTGGCGCCGGCCGCCGTCAGCCCGGCCCTGGTCGCGCTGGTGGGCGAAGACGCCCCCACCCGCTGCATTCTGCTGGCGGGCGCGGGCGGCGTCGAAAGCGCCAACATCACCATGACGCGCGGCATCTTCGTCGAGCCCGGCGCGGATGCCGCGCAGCAGATCCACGCGCGCATGGACGAAATCCGCGACCGCGCCGGCGAACTCGTGCCCGGCACCGGCTTCGAACAATGCCAGTTCGAACTGGCCAAGGCGGGCTTCGACATGCCGCTGCCCTGA
- a CDS encoding succinylglutamate desuccinylase/aspartoacylase domain-containing protein, whose protein sequence is MQFQLSAPDLSAERAGNTSTPGVWHFDSGAPGRALMVTALVHGNELCGAWALKDLLASGLRPRRGSLTLAFCNLAAFDRFDPARHDASRFVDEDLNRVWSAARLDDAVSCERRRGAALRPWVERADWLLDLHSMHEPGAPLLLTGMLPRNIALARRLGAPRHVIVDAGHKDGVRMRDYGRFGDPGQADARALLIECGFHGDPAARLVARDMVARMLAESAVIDAADLPAGWLLPGSQPNQVSDTQRVSDTCCEAPGAGDAGPQRVLEVTDAVVAPSMNLRFAQPWQGLETLARAGSLIGWADDAPIVTPYDNCTLIMPSLRQLKPGVTVVRLAREYAG, encoded by the coding sequence ATGCAATTCCAGCTTTCCGCCCCGGACCTGTCGGCCGAACGCGCGGGCAACACCAGTACGCCAGGCGTCTGGCATTTCGATTCCGGGGCGCCGGGGCGGGCGCTGATGGTGACAGCCCTGGTGCACGGCAACGAACTGTGCGGCGCCTGGGCGCTGAAGGACCTGCTGGCGTCGGGCCTGCGGCCGCGCCGCGGCAGCCTGACGCTGGCCTTCTGCAACCTGGCGGCCTTCGACCGCTTCGACCCGGCCCGCCACGACGCGTCGCGCTTTGTCGACGAAGACCTGAACCGCGTCTGGAGCGCGGCGCGGCTGGACGACGCCGTCTCTTGCGAGCGCCGCCGCGGCGCCGCGCTGCGCCCGTGGGTGGAACGGGCCGACTGGCTGCTGGATCTGCATTCGATGCACGAGCCCGGCGCGCCGCTGCTGCTGACCGGCATGCTGCCGCGCAATATCGCGCTGGCGCGCCGGCTGGGCGCGCCCCGGCATGTCATCGTGGACGCGGGCCACAAAGACGGGGTGCGCATGCGCGACTATGGCCGCTTCGGCGACCCGGGCCAGGCCGATGCCCGCGCGCTGCTGATTGAATGCGGTTTCCACGGAGACCCGGCCGCGCGTCTGGTGGCGCGCGACATGGTGGCGCGCATGCTGGCCGAGTCGGCCGTGATCGACGCGGCCGACCTGCCGGCCGGCTGGTTGCTGCCGGGTTCTCAACCGAACCAGGTGTCAGACACCCAGAGGGTGTCTGACACCTGCTGCGAGGCGCCAGGCGCAGGGGATGCCGGCCCGCAGCGCGTGCTGGAAGTGACCGACGCCGTGGTGGCGCCGTCGATGAACCTGCGCTTCGCGCAGCCCTGGCAGGGGCTGGAGACGCTGGCCCGGGCCGGATCGCTGATCGGCTGGGCGGACGATGCGCCCATCGTCACGCCTTACGACAACTGCACGTTGATCATGCCGTCGCTGCGGCAGCTCAAGCCGGGCGTGACGGTGGTGCGGCTGGCGCGCGAGTACGCCGGCTGA
- a CDS encoding Bug family tripartite tricarboxylate transporter substrate binding protein — MKKTISRPLRGAMFALCSVVACGAAAPAAADYPERSISLVVGYPAGGSVDLTARLFGEELAKRLGQSVVIENVGGAGGTIGAQRVARAEPDGYTLLLGSTNEMVIARMVNPAVKYDGAKDFTALGVIASQPMLLAASKASGVTTAAQYLQKLRAEQPGTFNFGSSGVGTALHLAGEMVNQSTGTRAAHVPYRGVAPMVTDLMSGQLDYGVLVLSSGLPQVRGGKVVALGVTEKQRSPAAPDIPALAETSGFEGVDINVWFALYGPAGLPGPVAAKLRGALAETLKSEQFRAKLQQAGGVLAQPGVDPVAYQASETKKYGALVKAAKIQAQ; from the coding sequence ATGAAAAAAACCATATCGCGGCCGCTGCGCGGCGCCATGTTCGCACTTTGTTCTGTTGTTGCCTGCGGCGCCGCCGCGCCCGCGGCGGCCGATTACCCCGAGCGTTCCATTTCGCTGGTGGTGGGTTACCCGGCGGGCGGCAGCGTCGACCTGACCGCCCGCCTGTTCGGCGAAGAGCTGGCCAAGCGCCTGGGGCAGAGCGTGGTGATCGAAAACGTGGGCGGGGCCGGCGGGACTATCGGCGCGCAGCGCGTGGCGCGCGCCGAGCCGGACGGCTATACGCTGCTGCTGGGGTCGACCAACGAAATGGTCATTGCCCGCATGGTCAACCCGGCCGTCAAGTATGACGGCGCCAAGGATTTCACCGCGCTGGGCGTGATCGCCTCGCAGCCGATGCTGCTGGCCGCCAGCAAGGCGTCGGGTGTGACCACGGCCGCGCAGTACCTGCAGAAGCTGCGGGCCGAGCAGCCCGGCACGTTCAACTTCGGCTCGTCGGGCGTGGGCACGGCCCTGCACCTGGCGGGCGAGATGGTCAACCAGTCCACCGGCACGCGCGCCGCGCACGTGCCTTACCGTGGCGTGGCCCCGATGGTTACCGACCTGATGAGCGGCCAGCTCGACTACGGCGTGCTGGTCCTGTCGTCGGGCCTGCCGCAGGTGCGCGGCGGCAAGGTGGTGGCGCTGGGCGTGACCGAAAAGCAGCGTTCGCCCGCCGCCCCGGATATTCCCGCCCTGGCCGAGACCTCGGGCTTCGAGGGCGTGGACATCAACGTCTGGTTCGCCCTGTACGGCCCGGCGGGCCTGCCCGGGCCAGTGGCCGCCAAGCTGCGTGGCGCGCTGGCCGAAACGCTGAAATCGGAGCAGTTCCGCGCCAAGCTGCAGCAGGCCGGCGGCGTGCTGGCCCAGCCCGGCGTGGACCCGGTGGCCTATCAGGCCAGCGAAACCAAGAAATACGGCGCGCTGGTCAAGGCCGCGAAGATCCAGGCGCAGTAA
- a CDS encoding LysR family transcriptional regulator, which produces MADLKLLEDLIALARTGSFVRAAELRHVTHPAFGRRIRALEAWAGTPLVERQRAPVILTPQGEALLKTAAQVVERMEQVRHRIRRSGAAGESVLRIATGRSLARTLVADWIARLRHRSPKVLAEGAQVELSTGMMQDLVARMEQGRIDLLCCYEHPALSVQLSPERYRYMTLGTDKLVPVSQADTRGRPRYALREAGPGVPLLTYAGGLSMERIVGDRLEAMPYALAPFLRIDSLDAAHGLVLKGLGVAWLPWSMVAGDCRRGTLAALGGRSEEISFEVRLYRSRARLADLAEAAWEVTASRAG; this is translated from the coding sequence ATGGCCGACCTGAAACTTCTGGAAGATCTGATCGCGCTGGCGCGGACCGGCAGCTTTGTGCGCGCGGCCGAGCTGCGCCACGTTACCCATCCGGCGTTCGGCCGGCGCATCCGGGCGCTGGAAGCCTGGGCCGGCACGCCGCTGGTGGAGCGCCAGCGGGCCCCCGTCATCCTGACGCCGCAGGGCGAGGCGCTGCTCAAGACGGCGGCGCAGGTGGTCGAGCGGATGGAGCAGGTGCGCCACCGGATCCGCCGCTCGGGCGCGGCCGGCGAGTCCGTGCTGCGCATTGCCACCGGCCGCAGCCTGGCGCGCACGCTGGTGGCCGACTGGATCGCCCGTCTGCGGCACCGCAGCCCGAAGGTGCTGGCCGAAGGCGCGCAGGTCGAGCTCAGCACCGGCATGATGCAGGACCTGGTCGCCCGGATGGAGCAGGGCCGGATCGACCTGCTGTGCTGCTATGAACACCCGGCGCTATCGGTGCAGCTCAGCCCGGAACGCTACCGCTACATGACGCTGGGTACTGACAAGCTGGTGCCGGTCAGCCAGGCGGACACGCGCGGCCGGCCCCGTTATGCGCTGCGCGAAGCCGGCCCCGGAGTGCCGCTGCTGACCTATGCCGGCGGGCTGTCGATGGAGCGCATCGTCGGCGACCGCCTGGAAGCCATGCCCTATGCGCTGGCGCCTTTCCTGCGCATCGATTCCCTGGATGCCGCCCACGGCCTGGTGCTCAAGGGCCTGGGCGTGGCCTGGCTGCCCTGGTCGATGGTGGCTGGGGACTGCCGCCGCGGCACGCTGGCGGCGCTGGGCGGGCGCAGCGAGGAAATCTCTTTCGAGGTGCGCCTGTACCGTTCGCGGGCGCGGCTGGCGGACCTGGCCGAGGCGGCCTGGGAAGTGACGGCCAGCCGGGCGGGCTGA
- a CDS encoding Bug family tripartite tricarboxylate transporter substrate binding protein, with protein sequence MFKIVLALAAAAGICLGTNAQAYPEKPITIVVPFAPGGTVNLMGRLLADRMSQVLGQPVIVENKPGAGGSIGANLVAKAQADGYTLLLATMGQQSIQPLLAKELPYDANKDFAPVALFSTVPNVLTVSVHTPVKSVAELVAYAKRNPGKLNMASAGIGSVNHLTGELFMYRSGVKFSHVPYRGAGPATADLLSGQVQVLFANLPNVLPYIEPGKVRVLAIASDQRSPAIPDVPTLAEAGVKDAVVESWYGVMAPAGTPSDVIRKLQDTVIGIAKEKPMIKQLAELGAMPYPGTAQDLMELSSKETARWTDIIKGANIQTN encoded by the coding sequence ATGTTCAAGATCGTCTTGGCGCTGGCCGCCGCAGCGGGCATCTGCCTGGGGACAAATGCCCAGGCCTACCCTGAAAAACCCATCACCATCGTCGTTCCATTCGCCCCGGGCGGCACCGTGAACCTGATGGGACGCCTGCTGGCCGACCGCATGTCGCAGGTGCTTGGGCAGCCGGTTATTGTCGAGAACAAGCCGGGCGCCGGCGGCAGTATCGGCGCGAACCTGGTGGCCAAGGCCCAGGCCGATGGCTACACGCTGTTGCTGGCGACGATGGGGCAGCAGTCGATCCAGCCTTTGCTGGCCAAAGAGCTGCCTTACGACGCCAACAAGGATTTCGCGCCGGTTGCGCTGTTTTCCACCGTGCCGAACGTATTGACGGTTTCGGTGCATACGCCGGTCAAGAGCGTGGCGGAACTGGTTGCGTACGCCAAGCGGAATCCCGGGAAACTGAACATGGCCTCGGCCGGCATCGGCTCTGTCAATCACCTGACCGGCGAGCTGTTCATGTACCGGTCGGGTGTCAAGTTCTCGCATGTGCCGTATCGCGGCGCCGGGCCCGCGACAGCCGACCTGCTGTCGGGCCAGGTGCAGGTGCTGTTCGCCAACCTGCCGAACGTGCTGCCGTACATCGAGCCCGGCAAGGTCCGCGTGCTGGCGATCGCCAGCGACCAGCGCAGCCCGGCCATTCCCGATGTGCCCACGCTGGCCGAAGCCGGCGTGAAAGACGCGGTCGTCGAGTCATGGTATGGGGTCATGGCGCCCGCGGGCACCCCTTCCGACGTGATCAGGAAGCTGCAGGACACGGTCATCGGCATCGCAAAAGAGAAGCCGATGATCAAGCAGCTGGCCGAGCTGGGCGCGATGCCCTATCCCGGAACAGCGCAAGATCTGATGGAACTTTCCAGCAAAGAAACCGCCCGCTGGACGGACATCATCAAGGGCGCGAACATTCAAACCAACTAG
- the argH gene encoding argininosuccinate lyase: MESKVSSRLKQPLAKEVIQHVFLPRLNREFYANFEMLNQINLAHLLMLHEQGILDRSVSIRLGTALLKMQSDGPDAVELDPAREEAYFNYEAHLIKLVGQDVGGRLHTARSRNDMGATIDRLRARDFAARIAGALVGVAQAALRQARKYADCAMPGYTHMQAAQPITYGYYLSALVDAWSRDIDRILHAMDTADASPLGSCALAGTSFPIDRDATSAMLGFARPLANALDGVASRDFALELSAALSIMMITCSRMVQDFYIWSTPEFGLLSFPDRVASTSSIMPQKKNPAVLEYLRGKTGHLIGLTSAALATVKSTHFTHSGDSSRESTRTCWEACEEALKSLELMKLLVEEVEPNRARMASRAAEDFSTVTDLADLLVCKADISFRDAHHIIGAVVRHALDSGMPARQITPQMIASAAEQQLGRPILLQDDDIGSCLDPVRNVAARQSPGGPAPRRVLERIEAQAALLGQKKDVVGIAARQAIDARELLQTRIRALVSSDTGEPALQKT, translated from the coding sequence ATGGAATCCAAAGTAAGCAGCCGCCTCAAGCAGCCTCTTGCAAAAGAGGTGATCCAGCATGTTTTTCTTCCGCGCCTGAATCGCGAGTTCTACGCCAATTTCGAGATGCTGAATCAGATCAATCTCGCGCATCTGCTGATGCTGCATGAGCAGGGCATACTCGACCGGAGCGTGTCGATCCGCCTGGGGACGGCCTTGCTGAAGATGCAATCGGACGGCCCTGATGCGGTGGAACTCGATCCCGCGCGGGAAGAGGCCTACTTCAACTATGAGGCCCACCTGATCAAGCTGGTCGGGCAAGATGTGGGCGGGCGGCTGCACACCGCCCGCAGCCGCAACGATATGGGGGCTACCATCGACCGCCTGCGGGCGCGGGATTTCGCGGCCCGCATCGCGGGCGCGCTGGTCGGGGTGGCGCAAGCCGCGCTGCGGCAGGCCCGCAAGTACGCCGATTGCGCGATGCCGGGCTATACCCACATGCAGGCCGCGCAGCCGATCACTTACGGCTATTACCTTTCGGCGCTGGTGGATGCCTGGTCCCGGGACATCGACAGGATCCTGCATGCGATGGACACGGCGGACGCTTCGCCGCTGGGTTCGTGCGCGCTGGCGGGAACATCGTTTCCCATCGATCGCGACGCCACCAGCGCGATGCTGGGCTTTGCCCGGCCGCTCGCGAATGCCCTGGATGGCGTCGCATCGCGCGACTTCGCGCTGGAACTGAGCGCGGCGCTGTCGATCATGATGATTACCTGCAGCCGCATGGTGCAGGACTTCTACATTTGGTCGACCCCGGAATTCGGCTTGCTGTCGTTCCCGGACCGGGTGGCCAGCACCTCCAGCATCATGCCGCAGAAAAAGAATCCAGCCGTGCTGGAGTACCTGCGCGGGAAAACAGGCCACTTGATCGGGTTGACTTCGGCTGCCCTTGCCACTGTGAAATCCACGCATTTCACCCATTCGGGCGACAGCAGCCGCGAAAGCACCCGGACCTGCTGGGAGGCATGCGAAGAGGCGTTGAAGTCTCTGGAACTGATGAAGCTGCTGGTGGAGGAAGTCGAGCCCAACCGGGCCCGCATGGCATCCCGCGCCGCCGAGGATTTCTCGACCGTGACGGATCTGGCGGACCTGCTGGTGTGCAAGGCGGACATTTCGTTCCGCGACGCGCATCACATCATAGGGGCGGTTGTCCGGCATGCATTGGACAGCGGCATGCCGGCCCGGCAGATAACGCCGCAGATGATCGCGTCCGCGGCAGAGCAGCAGCTTGGGCGGCCGATATTGCTGCAGGACGACGACATCGGCAGTTGCCTGGATCCCGTGCGCAACGTGGCCGCGCGCCAGTCGCCGGGCGGGCCGGCGCCACGCCGTGTGCTCGAACGCATCGAGGCGCAGGCGGCGTTGCTTGGCCAGAAGAAGGATGTTGTTGGAATCGCGGCTCGGCAGGCCATCGACGCCCGTGAGCTGCTGCAAACCCGCATACGCGCACTTGTCTCGTCTGATACGGGCGAACCCGCGTTGCAGAAAACCTGA
- a CDS encoding LysR substrate-binding domain-containing protein, producing the protein MNFKQVEAFRAVMMTRSMTTAAGLLHTSQPNVSRWIALLEKTLGFGLFQRVGTRLIPTPEAEAFYADVERAFIGLESLNDSASSIRRRGTGLLRVGAVGSITQCVLPDAIRLFRQKFSDIPVVVNTGGSDVVAKWMATGFCDIGFCSIHTDMPSLRYERINTAHGVGIVAGSHRLAARKILKPADFNEENFISLPAGSFNRAAIDRHFPDDSRILSIETPYATTICTMVGKGLGVSIVNPVVSRALQEPGLREIPFSEKIDFHSYAVTSDHFPVNSLARRMVECVHETFTTLNRGARRSRS; encoded by the coding sequence ATGAACTTCAAACAAGTCGAGGCTTTTCGCGCCGTCATGATGACGCGCTCGATGACCACGGCGGCCGGGCTGCTGCACACCTCGCAGCCGAATGTCAGCCGCTGGATAGCGCTGCTCGAAAAAACCCTGGGGTTCGGCCTGTTCCAGCGCGTCGGCACCAGGCTGATTCCCACGCCAGAGGCAGAGGCGTTCTATGCCGATGTCGAGCGCGCATTCATCGGGCTGGAATCACTGAATGACAGCGCCAGCTCGATCCGCCGCAGAGGCACCGGCCTGCTGCGGGTAGGCGCGGTGGGTTCTATTACCCAATGCGTTCTGCCGGACGCCATTCGCCTGTTCAGGCAGAAATTCTCGGATATCCCCGTGGTGGTCAATACGGGCGGGTCCGACGTCGTGGCCAAGTGGATGGCGACGGGATTCTGCGATATCGGCTTCTGCTCGATCCATACCGACATGCCGAGCTTGCGTTACGAGCGTATCAATACGGCGCATGGCGTCGGCATCGTGGCCGGCTCGCATCGGCTGGCCGCCAGGAAAATCTTGAAACCCGCCGATTTCAACGAAGAAAACTTCATTTCGCTGCCGGCGGGCAGTTTCAACAGGGCGGCGATCGACCGCCATTTTCCCGATGATTCAAGAATTCTCTCGATAGAAACCCCTTATGCCACCACCATCTGCACCATGGTCGGCAAGGGGCTCGGGGTGTCGATCGTCAACCCGGTCGTGTCGCGGGCCTTGCAGGAGCCCGGCCTGCGTGAAATACCCTTCTCTGAAAAAATCGACTTCCACAGCTACGCAGTGACGTCCGATCATTTTCCCGTCAACTCGCTGGCCAGGCGCATGGTGGAATGCGTGCACGAAACTTTCACCACCTTGAACCGCGGCGCCAGGCGTTCCCGCTCATGA
- a CDS encoding APC family permease — MATPASCQKTAQPRTQLRRALGLRGAVALGVGGTIGGGIFVLVGHTAALAGPAALLAFGLAFIASLLIALPYAELACRYPEAGGGYVFVREVLGRGWGFLMGWVFWGAYIFVSGYVTLGFGGYLASLTGLPSAWGAVGLVLVCIAVNVAGVRLSGQLQVLVIALALAGLLGFAALGMPSVQADRFTPWMPNGLPGILSAALIAFLAFGGFDMVAAAGEEIERPERNLPLAILLTLAIVLVVYLLVACAALGTLDWRELGASAAPLADAARTFLGPVGGRAVALVAVLTTAATANAVLVVTSRISFAMARDGLLPPALARVSPATGAPWAAVLVSGAMLALVALIGTLHISTAIGGFLYVLHFIAPLLVLLKLRRKGGPAPAFQMPLPAVLLPLAFIMALVLLVSSGAAGLAGGAAWLALGLLIAGARQARGRAGRPIS; from the coding sequence ATGGCCACCCCCGCGTCTTGCCAGAAAACCGCGCAGCCCCGGACGCAGTTGCGCCGGGCCTTGGGCTTGCGCGGCGCCGTCGCGCTGGGCGTCGGCGGAACCATCGGCGGAGGCATTTTCGTGCTGGTCGGCCACACGGCCGCTCTGGCCGGCCCGGCCGCGCTGCTGGCGTTCGGGCTGGCGTTCATCGCTTCCCTGCTGATTGCGCTGCCGTACGCGGAACTTGCCTGCCGCTATCCGGAGGCGGGCGGCGGTTATGTGTTCGTGCGCGAAGTGCTGGGGCGCGGCTGGGGGTTCCTGATGGGCTGGGTGTTCTGGGGAGCCTACATTTTCGTCAGCGGCTATGTCACGCTGGGGTTCGGCGGGTATCTGGCCTCGCTGACCGGCCTGCCTTCGGCCTGGGGCGCGGTCGGGCTGGTGCTGGTGTGCATCGCGGTCAATGTGGCGGGCGTCAGGCTGTCGGGGCAACTGCAGGTGCTGGTGATCGCGCTGGCGCTGGCGGGGCTGCTGGGCTTTGCCGCGCTGGGCATGCCGTCGGTGCAGGCGGACCGTTTTACGCCCTGGATGCCCAACGGGCTGCCCGGGATACTTTCCGCCGCGCTGATCGCTTTCCTGGCCTTCGGCGGCTTTGACATGGTGGCCGCGGCCGGAGAAGAAATCGAGCGCCCGGAACGCAACCTGCCGCTGGCCATTCTGCTGACGCTGGCCATCGTGCTGGTGGTGTACTTGCTGGTGGCCTGCGCCGCGTTGGGCACGCTGGACTGGCGCGAACTCGGCGCGTCCGCCGCGCCGCTGGCCGATGCCGCGCGGACCTTTCTTGGCCCCGTGGGGGGCCGTGCGGTGGCGCTGGTGGCCGTGCTGACCACCGCGGCCACGGCGAATGCCGTGCTGGTGGTGACGTCGCGCATCAGTTTTGCCATGGCGCGCGACGGGCTGCTGCCGCCGGCCCTGGCGCGGGTAAGCCCGGCCACCGGCGCGCCCTGGGCCGCCGTGCTGGTCAGCGGGGCCATGCTGGCGCTGGTGGCGCTGATCGGCACCCTGCATATTTCCACGGCGATCGGCGGCTTTTTGTATGTGCTGCACTTTATTGCGCCGCTGCTGGTGCTGCTGAAGCTGCGCCGCAAGGGCGGCCCCGCGCCCGCTTTCCAGATGCCGCTGCCCGCGGTCCTGCTGCCGCTGGCTTTCATCATGGCGCTGGTGCTGCTGGTTTCCAGCGGCGCGGCCGGTTTGGCGGGCGGCGCGGCGTGGCTGGCGCTGGGGCTGCTTATTGCCGGGGCCAGGCAGGCCCGGGGGCGGGCGGGCCGGCCGATTTCATGA
- a CDS encoding helix-turn-helix domain-containing protein: MPRTDPRNLSRYWWDRHTPGLSLMHADFSTQEYPPHTHDGFVIAVTETGGSVIKSRGVVEEARSSTLFVFNPVEAHAGWMGSSERWLYRSFYLTQSAVDAVARGLGIEDVPYFTRNMFSDSDLIGSFLALHRALEDGRDLFRERELLFSTFGRLYQRHGSGGGRIDPPPRDQALIRLAIDMVHARYAQDLRLEDLSGAAGLTPFQLIGLFKRCLGLTPHTYLTQVRLGRACHFLRRGMPIAQVAAATGFYDQSALTRQFKRCYGITPLQFARAAANGAVH; encoded by the coding sequence GTGCCCCGCACCGACCCCCGGAACCTGTCGCGCTATTGGTGGGACCGCCATACGCCCGGGCTCAGCCTGATGCACGCGGATTTCTCTACCCAGGAATATCCGCCGCACACGCATGACGGTTTCGTGATCGCGGTGACGGAAACCGGCGGGTCGGTGATCAAGAGCCGCGGCGTGGTGGAAGAGGCGCGTTCGTCGACCCTGTTCGTCTTCAACCCGGTCGAGGCGCACGCGGGCTGGATGGGTTCGAGCGAGCGCTGGCTTTACCGGTCGTTTTACTTGACGCAGTCGGCCGTCGATGCCGTGGCACGCGGGCTGGGCATCGAAGATGTTCCCTATTTCACGCGCAACATGTTCAGCGACAGCGACCTCATCGGCAGCTTCCTGGCGCTGCACCGGGCGCTGGAGGACGGCCGCGACCTGTTCCGCGAACGCGAGCTGCTGTTTTCCACTTTCGGCCGCCTGTATCAACGGCATGGCAGCGGGGGCGGGCGCATCGATCCGCCGCCGCGCGACCAGGCGCTGATCCGCCTGGCCATCGATATGGTCCATGCCCGGTACGCCCAGGACTTGCGGCTGGAAGACCTGAGCGGGGCGGCGGGGCTGACGCCGTTCCAGCTTATCGGCCTGTTCAAGCGCTGCCTGGGCCTGACGCCGCACACCTACCTGACCCAGGTGCGCCTGGGGCGGGCCTGCCATTTTCTGCGCCGCGGGATGCCTATTGCGCAGGTGGCCGCGGCAACGGGCTTTTATGACCAAAGCGCCCTGACCAGGCAGTTCAAGCGGTGCTACGGAATCACGCCGCTGCAGTTCGCCAGGGCCGCGGCCAACGGCGCGGTGCATTGA
- a CDS encoding metallophosphoesterase, protein MSRVSFLLRLIAIVAAAHVYVGLRLIPDLSLSGGRQWAGVAALVLSCILMPVSLVIRPFAARPWADWVAGAGLVLMGLFSSLFVLTLLRDVALAAALSISALASAALPVPALKTASAFAVLALALAATLAGAFNARRLARVVRVDVPIAGLPAALHGFTIAQISDIHVGPTIKQGYVAHIVQAVNALRPDLIAVTGDVVDGPVAQLAPHTRPLGQLAARHGAYLVTGNHEYYSGAGQWVAEFRRIGLRVLMNEHAVLDHGDAQLVVAGVTDYSAGAFDPAQASNPAAALAGAPAGAISLLLAHQPRSAAAAAPAGYRLQLSGHTHGGQFLPWNFFVRFQQPFTAGLHRFQDMWVYTSRGTGYWGPPLRLGAPSEITLLRLVAA, encoded by the coding sequence ATGTCCAGAGTCTCGTTCCTGCTGCGCCTGATCGCCATTGTCGCCGCCGCCCATGTCTACGTCGGCCTGCGCCTGATTCCCGATCTTTCCCTGTCGGGCGGCCGGCAATGGGCCGGGGTGGCGGCGCTGGTGCTGTCGTGCATCCTGATGCCGGTGTCGCTGGTGATCCGCCCGTTTGCCGCGCGCCCCTGGGCCGACTGGGTGGCCGGCGCCGGGCTGGTGCTCATGGGCCTGTTCTCGTCCCTGTTCGTGCTGACCCTGCTGCGCGACGTGGCGCTGGCCGCGGCGCTGTCGATAAGCGCCCTGGCTTCGGCCGCGCTGCCGGTGCCGGCGCTCAAGACGGCCAGCGCCTTCGCGGTGCTGGCGCTGGCCCTGGCCGCCACGCTGGCGGGCGCGTTCAACGCCCGGCGCCTGGCGCGCGTGGTGCGCGTCGACGTGCCCATCGCCGGCCTGCCCGCCGCGCTGCACGGGTTCACCATTGCCCAGATCAGCGATATCCACGTGGGCCCCACCATCAAGCAAGGCTATGTCGCGCACATCGTCCAGGCGGTCAACGCCCTGCGGCCCGACCTGATCGCCGTCACCGGCGACGTGGTCGACGGCCCGGTGGCGCAACTGGCGCCGCACACCCGGCCGCTGGGCCAGCTGGCCGCGCGCCACGGCGCGTACCTGGTGACGGGCAACCACGAATACTATTCCGGCGCCGGACAATGGGTAGCGGAATTCCGCCGCATAGGCCTGCGCGTGCTGATGAACGAACACGCCGTGCTGGACCACGGCGATGCGCAGCTGGTGGTGGCCGGGGTAACCGACTACAGCGCCGGCGCGTTCGACCCTGCACAGGCCAGCAATCCGGCGGCGGCCCTGGCGGGCGCGCCCGCTGGCGCGATCAGCCTGCTGCTGGCGCACCAGCCCCGCAGCGCCGCCGCGGCCGCCCCGGCCGGCTACCGGCTGCAGCTGTCGGGCCACACGCACGGCGGCCAGTTCCTGCCCTGGAATTTCTTCGTGCGCTTCCAGCAGCCCTTTACCGCCGGCCTGCACCGCTTCCAGGACATGTGGGTATATACCAGCCGCGGCACCGGCTATTGGGGCCCGCCGCTGCGGCTGGGCGCGCCGTCGGAAATCACCTTGCTCAGGCTGGTTGCCGCCTGA